The following are encoded together in the Bradyrhizobium sp. CCGUVB1N3 genome:
- a CDS encoding acyl CoA:acetate/3-ketoacid CoA transferase has protein sequence MARTKVLTASEAAHLIPDGAVVTVSSSSGLGCPDAVLAAIGARFDAEGHPRNLTTLHPIAAGDMWGVKGIDHIAKPGCLRKVLAGSYPSGPSSAAPPAIWEMISGDTIPAYNVPSGILFDLHREAAAKRPGVLTKVGMDTFVDPMREGCAMNAKAAAEPIVSRVNFAGEDWLFFPSIVPQVAIIRATTADERGNLSYEHEGGILGPLDQALSVRNNGGLVIAQVKRLAAAGTLRPHDVVVPGVLVDVIVVAPDQLQTTNTPYEPAISGEIFRPIASFEMPKFDVGKAIARRVAMELRDGDAVNIGFGISANVPRILIEEGRHGAVTWVIEQGAIGGVPLLDFQFGCASNAEAIVQSPHQFTYFQGGGFDMSLLSFLQIDRSGSVNVSKLGLRPHVTAGAGGFVDITARAKRIVFSGYFTAGAGLEIADGSLRIAREGKVRKLVNEVEQVSFSGRRAVAQGQEIVYVTERCVLRLEPEGVTVVEIAPGVDLQRDVLAQSEFPLRVAGNLKLMPAVLFRPEPIGLELRRAA, from the coding sequence ATGGCACGAACGAAGGTCTTGACCGCTTCGGAGGCGGCGCATCTGATCCCCGACGGTGCCGTCGTGACGGTCTCCTCGTCGTCCGGGCTGGGCTGCCCGGATGCGGTGCTCGCCGCCATCGGCGCAAGATTTGATGCGGAAGGCCACCCGCGCAACCTGACGACGCTGCATCCGATCGCTGCCGGCGACATGTGGGGCGTCAAAGGCATCGATCACATCGCAAAGCCTGGATGCCTCAGGAAGGTCCTGGCCGGCTCTTATCCGTCCGGTCCTTCCTCGGCCGCTCCCCCTGCGATCTGGGAGATGATCTCGGGGGACACCATTCCCGCCTACAATGTGCCGTCGGGAATCCTGTTCGACTTGCATCGTGAAGCCGCCGCGAAGCGCCCGGGCGTGCTGACCAAGGTCGGCATGGACACCTTCGTCGACCCGATGCGCGAAGGCTGCGCGATGAACGCCAAGGCTGCCGCCGAGCCGATCGTCAGTCGTGTGAACTTCGCCGGCGAGGACTGGTTGTTCTTCCCAAGCATCGTTCCGCAGGTCGCGATCATTCGCGCCACCACCGCCGACGAGCGCGGCAACCTCTCCTATGAGCACGAGGGCGGCATACTCGGACCGCTCGATCAGGCGCTGAGCGTGCGCAACAATGGCGGCCTCGTGATCGCGCAGGTCAAGCGCCTGGCGGCTGCCGGCACCTTGCGTCCTCACGACGTCGTCGTGCCCGGCGTGCTCGTCGACGTCATCGTCGTGGCCCCGGACCAGCTCCAGACCACAAACACACCCTATGAGCCCGCGATTTCCGGCGAGATCTTTCGACCAATCGCCTCGTTCGAGATGCCGAAATTCGACGTCGGCAAAGCCATCGCGCGTCGCGTCGCGATGGAGCTTCGCGACGGCGACGCCGTCAACATCGGATTCGGCATTTCGGCCAACGTCCCGCGTATTCTGATCGAGGAAGGCCGGCACGGTGCGGTCACCTGGGTGATCGAGCAGGGCGCCATCGGCGGCGTTCCGCTGCTCGATTTCCAGTTCGGCTGTGCGTCCAATGCCGAGGCGATCGTCCAATCGCCGCATCAATTCACCTATTTCCAGGGCGGTGGCTTCGACATGTCGCTGCTGTCGTTTCTGCAGATCGACCGCTCGGGCTCGGTCAACGTCTCGAAGCTCGGCCTCCGCCCCCATGTGACGGCCGGGGCCGGCGGCTTTGTCGACATCACGGCGCGAGCCAAGCGCATCGTGTTCTCCGGCTACTTCACGGCGGGCGCGGGCCTGGAGATCGCCGATGGCTCACTGCGGATTGCCAGGGAAGGGAAGGTCAGGAAGCTCGTCAACGAGGTCGAGCAGGTGTCCTTCTCGGGCAGGCGGGCGGTCGCGCAGGGGCAGGAGATCGTCTACGTCACCGAACGTTGCGTCTTGAGGCTCGAGCCGGAAGGCGTCACCGTCGTCGAGATTGCGCCCGGTGTTGACTTGCAACGCGACGTGCTTGCACAATCGGAGTTCCCACTGCGAGTGGCGGGCAATCTCAAGTTGATGCCGGCCGTG